Proteins encoded in a region of the Cheilinus undulatus linkage group 8, ASM1832078v1, whole genome shotgun sequence genome:
- the tars2 gene encoding threonine--tRNA ligase 1, cytoplasmic, whose amino-acid sequence MAVTQLLRLVVRRSAARATLRAHRRYSKVCPALSQRLQVFESLWEKANKKRVKATESPLSIRLADGRTVTGTAGITTPLLVAQSVRLKGVLVSTVNGELWELGRPLETDCELQLLGFDTAEGRQAAWKTGSCILGAVLEREFGAEVYREGASEFGLYCDHLLGDGVLSLSDVEDRCKQTAALKLPLSRLELNIDEVRELFQDSKLRLQLVEEQMNGPTLCGDSISVCSGPLFPHTGFLKVFKMLQLSAVTLTNQTEALGLTRLQGVAFPGEKDKEVWEKEQEEARRRDHRRIGMDQELFFFNDVSPGSCFFLPKGAHIYNTLTDFIKSEYRRRGFTEVVTPTLYSTALWERSGHWEHYSENMFTVASEGAQTYALKPMNCPAHCLMYEQRIRSWKELPLRWADFGALHRNELSGALGGLTRVRRFCQDDAHIFCTPEQLQEEIVGCLDFVRRVYQVFGFSFRCLLSTRPTPCLGEPEQWDTAEQQLERSLQQFGESWELNPGDGAFYGPKIDIQIKDAIGRQHQCATIQLDFQLPIRFDLQYIGRDGQHHRPVMIHRAVLGSLERMIAILAENFGGKWPLWLSPAQIMVIPLGGNSESYGHQVVQQFREAGFMADLNGDQGATLNKKIRSAQLAQYNYIFVVGDKESESGTLSVRSRVGKQLGRRTMEEVLTSLTQLRDSRSNADEF is encoded by the exons ATGGCGGTGACACAGCTGTTGCGACTTGTTGTCAGACGGTCGGCGGCTCGGGCAACACTTCGCGCGCACAGGAGGTACAGCAAG GTTTGCCCAGCTCTCTCTCAGCGACTGCAAGTGTTTGAGTCCCTCTGGGAAAAAGCCAATAAGAAGAGAGTCAAAGCAACAGAGTCCCCTCTCAGTATCCGACTGGCTGATGGCCGGACAGTGACAGGAACGGCTGGTATCACTACACCTCTTCTTGTTGCACAGAGTGTTCG TTTGAAAGGAGTGCTTGTTAGTACAGTCAATGGGGAGCTGTGGGAGCTTGGACGGCCTCTGGAGACCGACTGTGAATTACAACTCCTGGGGTTTGACACAGCAGAGGGAAGGCAG GCAGCATGGAAGACAGGATCATGTATTCTGGGTGCAGTATTGGAAAGAGAATTTGGTGCTGAGGTGTACAGAGAAGGAGCATCAGAGTTCGGGCTTTACTGCGATCATCTGCTGGGAGACGG TGTCCTGTCCCTGAGTGATGTGGAGGACAGATGTAAACAGACTGCAGCCCTCAAACTTCCTCTGTCCAGACTGGAGCTGAATATAGACGAGGTCCGGGAGCTCTTCCAG gaCAGTAAGCTGAGACTGCAGCTTGTGGAGGAGCAGATGAATGGGCCCACGCT GTGTGGAGACAGCATTTCTGTCTGCAGTGGCCCTCTCTTCCCACACACTGGCTTCCTCAAGGTCTTCAAAATGCTGCAG CTTTCGGCTGTGACCCTAACCAACCAAACAGAGGCCTTGGGTTTGACACGTCTTCAAGGTGTGGCCTTCCCTGGCGAAAAGGACAAGGAGGTGTGGGagaaggagcaggaggaggcaAGGAGGAGAGACCACAGGCGTATTGGGATG GACCAGGAGCTGTTCTTCTTCAATGATGTGAGTCCAGGCAGCTGCTTTTTCCTACCTAAAGGAGCCCACATATACAACACCCTCACTGACTTTATTAAG AGCGAATACCGAAGACGAGGCTTCACTGAGGTTGTGACCCCAACTCTGTACAGCACTGCATTATGGGAGCGCTCGGGCCACTGGGAGCACTACAGCGAGAACATGTTCACTGTGGCATCAGAGGGCGCTCAGACCTACGCTCTCAAACCCATGAACTGTCCTGCACACTG TCTCATGTACGAGCAGCGTATTCGCTCTTGGAAGGAGCTTCCCCTGCGATGGGCTGACTTTGGGGCGCTGCATCGTAACGAGCTCTCTGGAGCGCTGGGCGGCCTTACTCGTGTCCGGAGGTTCTGCCAGGATGATGCTCACATCTTCTGCACACCTGAGCAG CTGCAAGAGGAGATAGTCGGATGTTTGGACTTTGTGAGGAGGGTCTATCAAGTGTTTGGTTTTTCCTTCCGCTGCCTCCTTTCTACACGTCCCACACCGTGCCTAGGGGAGCCTGAGCAGTGGGATACTGCTGAGCAG CAGCTGGAGAGGAGTCTGCAGCAGTTTGGTGAAAGTTGGGAGTTGAATCCAGGAGACGGCGCTTTCTATGGTCCAAAG ATTGACATCCAGATAAAAGATGCCATTGGGAGACAGCACCAGTGTGCCACCATCCAGCTGGACTTTCAGCTGCCAATCAGATTCGACCTCCAGTACATTGG TCGGGATGGACAACACCACAGGCCGGTGATGATCCACAGAGCTGTGCTGGGATCACTGGAGAGGATGATCGCTATACTGGCTGAAAACTTTGGAGGCAAATG GCCACTGTGGTTGTCCCCAGCACAGATAATGGTGATTCCTTTAGGGGGCAACAGTGAGTCATACGGCCATCAG GTGGTCCAGCAGTTCCGTGAAGCTGGCTTTATGGCTGATTTGAACGGTGACCAGGGAGCCACCTTAAATAAGAAGATTCGCTCCGCTCAGTTGGCCCAGTACAACTACATATTTG tGGTGGGGGATAAGGAGAGTGAGAGTGGGACGTTGAGCGTGAGGAGCAGAGTGGGTAAACAGCTGGGAAGGAGGACGATGGAGGAGGTGCTGACATCTCTCACACAGCTAAGAGACTCCAGGAGCAACGCAGACGAGTTTTGA
- the rprd2b gene encoding regulation of nuclear pre-mRNA domain-containing protein 2 isoform X2, giving the protein MAAGSGAASGHGARSSTAALEATLDQRFRGVSNTMESIQGLSTWCIENKKYHGLVVRYWMKWLKKSDNNHRLNLFYLANDVIQNCKRKNAIVYRSAFAEVLPNAAQLIKDGKVRKSVERIFQIWEERSVYPEDVISQFKAGLNKKEKEREKQKEKEKEREKEKVKEKEKETPPTSAPINKAAQKAKILEEFTPNALIEQLSKYKRAVAEEEFREKQLATLRVDVCSTEALKRLKDKAGGNKFAKDFEDGSLKLQEFVGFLDKELKKGPPLLEALGNADIFYEMQYKEVKIVANAYSAFANRVTSLKRKLDSLKATLPGPEDSPIPSPSEDAPSPTGSDSPFLGLGPSRAQVDPELDGKAMDEGELPCDNRDMEDMDMSDEEADGATIGGEKKDKLSAAVTKATKSDTAAKAPTTPTKASKANTTASAMATPVTPTSGPVTPLGVNLEKVDLGKISSILNSLTSAMKNTASPAGPTPATPTTPSGQSASKVTPTSPALASILSKVDITPEGILNALSKTNSPGLSSLLQSVTNSASAPPNRTSPESSTVKALLSPTTPKPKPTLGNNLKRDTPGRARVWEKERQLSPPPPPPPRPSVPSVSPPSLESKINSFLQGNPGFSLALGDVSPDGVDGTPVRDEAAGTPTQDEIMDTPGSVPESLASSGGHTLSPTAYRGEPWDAVITPSGSNSNGDFVSSSSSSRYGKSGTKSKEDEVRKQVSSSPSNDKKDRQDSQLRTLGNNRGLGERRLSAGSRKTSTGSDESGLSGKREEKGKGEESPVAEEKEGQYHRIETLVSPCTEGAPIQTLGYSNRPLTGERIKTVESIRVIGRGSRRGGGVGGRPGGAMWYEEEEYMEAMEAQSSSPDDPAPPMNTEDMTPNMPPPLPHLLLAHPPPPPFPMPYHTDSLQSPPPSLLHHPPPTSPFFAVPPPIPRPPPPPMPQRLSPPPSHAVVPSAVMVGGVLVPVDRSLTLPLPVRPEGAERGGLAPRGGKVGPPPLMPSLLGEPPKLLRPGTVKEPFSPRHAPPLLRLPGNPGVPLPLLGRVKEPLNLPLPSPSPSPTSSTPSPSTPNSPAVDTVPSRLPAPSLHKPPASPPAQSRNQAPNPVPLLNLPTTRPPILSAPIPQRPLLRGRTPSQHHNQDRQTGRFRGGKRAGGPYTGGPFHAQKRPFFPPRY; this is encoded by the exons CTGATAACAATCACCGCTTGAATCTCTTCTATCTGGCCAATGATGTGATACAGAACTGCAAAAGAAAGAACGCCATTGTGTACCGTTCAGCCTTCGCAGAAGTCCTTCCCAATGCTGCTCAGCTCATCAA AGATGGGAAAGTCCGAAAGTCAGTGGAGAGGATCTTTCAGATTTGGGAGGAGAGGAGCGTGTATCCTGAAGATGTCATCTCACAGTTCAAAGCCGGCttgaacaaaaaggaaaaagagcgAGAGAAgcagaaggaaaaagaaaaggagcgagagaaggagaaagtaaaggaaaaagaaaaggagactCCTCCGACATCTG CCCCGATCAACAAAGCTGCCCAAAAGGCCAAGATTTTAGAAGAATTTACA CCTAATGCCCTCATTGAGCAGTTGTCTAAGTATAAGCGGGCAGTTGCAGAAGAGGAGTTCAGAGAGAAACAGCTGGCCACCCTCAGGGTGGATGTCTGCAGCACAGAGGCCCTAAAGAGACTGAAAG ACAAAGCAGGAGGGAACAAATTTGCAAAGGACTTTGAGGATGGGAGTCTGAAGCTGCAGGAGTTTGTTGGCTTCCTTGACAAAGAATTGAAAAAAGGGCCTCCCCTACTGGAGGCTTTGggaaatgctgacattttctACGAGATGCAGTACAAGGAAGTTAAAATTGTGGCCAAT GCATACAGTGCGTTTGCCAACCGTGTGACCAGTCTCAAGAGGAAACTGGATTCGCTAAAGGCAACTCTTCCTGGACCTGAGGACTCTCCCATCCCCTCGCCATCTGAGGATGCCCCCTCTCCCACTGGCTCTGACTCCCCCTTCCTGGGACTGGGTCCTAGCAGAGCCCAGGTGGATCCAGAACTGGATGGCAAGGCCATGGATGAAGGAGAACTGCCATGTGACAACAGGGACATGGAGGACATGGACATGTCTGATGAAGAGGCTGATGGTGCCACAATAGGGG GTGAGAAGAAAGACAAGTTGTCTGCTGCTGTTACCAAGGCTACAAAGTCAGACACGGCAGCAAAGGCTCCGACCACACCAACTAAAGCTTCTAAAGCCAACACTACTGCGTCTGCCATGGCAACCCCAGTGACCCCCACCTCTGGTCCAGTAACACCTCTGGGAGTGAATCTGGAGAAAGTGGACCTGGGAAAGATCAGCTCTATTCTGAACTCGCTCACCTCTGCCATGAAAAATACAG CCAGCCCTGCTGGGCCAACTCCTGCAACGCCCACCACTCCTTCTGGCCAATCAGCCTCCAAAGTGACACCAACCAGCCCTGCTCTGGCCAGCATCTTGTCAAAAGTAGACATCACACCTGAAGGCATTCTCAATGCTTTGTCCAAAACAAACTCACCTG GTTTGTCCTCTCTTCTGCAAAGTGTGACAAACTCAGCCTCTGCTCCCCCCAACCGAACCTCTCCAGAATCATCAACAGTAAAAGCTCTGCTCAGCCCGACTACCCCAAAACCTAAACCCACCCTGGGTAACAACCTTAAACGAGACACACCTGGGAGAGCCAGAGTctgggagaaagagagacagctgtcccctcctcctccaccccctcctCGTCCTTCTGTCCCTTCTGTCTCACCCCCCAGTCTAGAGTCAAAAATCAACAGTTTCCTGCAGGGTAATCCAGGCTTTAGTCTCGCTCTTGGTGACGTCAGTCCTGACGGGGTAGATGGGACCCCGGTGAGAGACGAGGCTGCTGGCACTCCCACCCAAGATGAGATTATGGACACACCAGGGAGTGTACCAGAATCTCTGGCATCATCTGGAGGTCATACGCTCTCACCTACAGCTTACCGTGGTGAACCTTGGGATGCTGTGATAACACCATCAGGAAGCAACAGCAACGGTGACTTTGTGAGCTCGTCCTCCTCTTCTCGGTATGGGAAGAGTGGAACAAAATCAAAAGAGGATGAAGTGAGGAAGCAGGTCTCCTCCTCACCTAGTAATGACAAAAAAGATAGACAGGACAGCCAGCTAAGGACTCTGGGAAACAACAGAGGGTTGGGAGAAAGGAGACTCTCTGCAGGCTCTCGTAAGACGAGCACCGGCTCAGACGAAAGTGGTCTGAGTGGAAAACGAGAGGAGAAGGGAAAAGGTGAAGAGTCTCCTGTAGCGGAGGAAAAGGAAGGCCAGTATCATCGTATTGAGACGCTAGTGTCACCCTGCACTGAAGGGGCACCCATCCAAACTCTAGGCTACTCTAATCGCCCACTCACCGGAGAGCGCATCAAGACAGTAGAGAGCATCCGTGTAATTGGGCGAGGCTCTCGGAGAGGTGGTGGGGTTGGCGGTCGGCCAGGGGGAGCAATGTGGTATGAGGAGGAGGAATATATGGAAGCCATGGAAGCTCAGTCCTCCTCACCTGATGACCCCGCCCCTCCTATGAACACTGAAGACATGACCCCCAACATGCCTCCCCCTCTTCCACATCTCCTCCTGGCACATCCTCCCCCTCCCCCGTTCCCAATGCCCTACCACACAGACAGCCTGCAGTCTCCGCCTCCATCGCTCCTCCACCATCCTCCTCCCACATCCCCTTTCTTCGCCGTTCCTCCTCCCATCCCTcgacctcctccacctcctatGCCACAGCGCCTTTCTCCACCACCTTCCCATGCTGTGGTGCCCTCTGCGGTCATGGTGGGGGGAGTGTTGGTCCCTGTGGACCGTTCTCTGACTCTTCCTCTCCCTGTTAGACCTGAAGGTGCAGAACGAGGTGGGTTGGCACCCAGAGGAGGCAAAGTAGGCCCTCCACCCCTCATGCCTTCACTGCTGGGCGAGCCCCCTAAGCTGCTCCGCCCTGGCACAGTTAAAGAACCTTTCTCTCCCCGCCATGCCCCCCCTCTGCTCCGCCTCCCAGGTAACCCAGGTGTTCCTCTCCCATTGCTGGGCAGAGTGAAGGAGCCTTTAAATCTACCTCttccttctccctctccctcccccaCATCCTCCACCCCCTCACCCTCCACCCCCAACTCCCCTGCAGTCGACACAGTCCCCTCTCGCCTACCTGCCCCTTCTCTCCACAAGCCCCCTGCTAGTCCACCGGCTCAGTCCCGCAACCAAGCCCCTAACCCCGTTCCCCTCCTCAACCTCCCCACTACCCGTCCCCCAATCCTCTCTGCCCCCATCCCACAGAGACCTCTGCTGCGAGGCCGAACACCCTCTCAGCATCATAACCAAGATCGTCAAACAGGGAGGTTTCGTGGGGGCAAGCGAGCTGGTGGTCCTTATACAGGTGGTCCCTTCCATGCACAGAAGAGACCCTTCTTCCCCCCTCGCTACTGA
- the rprd2b gene encoding regulation of nuclear pre-mRNA domain-containing protein 2 isoform X1, producing the protein MAAGSGAASGHGARSSTAALEATLDQRFRGVSNTMESIQGLSTWCIENKKYHGLVVRYWMKWLKKSDNNHRLNLFYLANDVIQNCKRKNAIVYRSAFAEVLPNAAQLIKDGKVRKSVERIFQIWEERSVYPEDVISQFKAGLNKKEKEREKQKEKEKEREKEKVKEKEKETPPTSAPINKAAQKAKILEEFTPNALIEQLSKYKRAVAEEEFREKQLATLRVDVCSTEALKRLKDKAGGNKFAKDFEDGSLKLQEFVGFLDKELKKGPPLLEALGNADIFYEMQYKEVKIVANAYSAFANRVTSLKRKLDSLKATLPGPEDSPIPSPSEDAPSPTGSDSPFLGLGPSRAQVDPELDGKAMDEGELPCDNRDMEDMDMSDEEADGATIGAGEKKDKLSAAVTKATKSDTAAKAPTTPTKASKANTTASAMATPVTPTSGPVTPLGVNLEKVDLGKISSILNSLTSAMKNTASPAGPTPATPTTPSGQSASKVTPTSPALASILSKVDITPEGILNALSKTNSPGLSSLLQSVTNSASAPPNRTSPESSTVKALLSPTTPKPKPTLGNNLKRDTPGRARVWEKERQLSPPPPPPPRPSVPSVSPPSLESKINSFLQGNPGFSLALGDVSPDGVDGTPVRDEAAGTPTQDEIMDTPGSVPESLASSGGHTLSPTAYRGEPWDAVITPSGSNSNGDFVSSSSSSRYGKSGTKSKEDEVRKQVSSSPSNDKKDRQDSQLRTLGNNRGLGERRLSAGSRKTSTGSDESGLSGKREEKGKGEESPVAEEKEGQYHRIETLVSPCTEGAPIQTLGYSNRPLTGERIKTVESIRVIGRGSRRGGGVGGRPGGAMWYEEEEYMEAMEAQSSSPDDPAPPMNTEDMTPNMPPPLPHLLLAHPPPPPFPMPYHTDSLQSPPPSLLHHPPPTSPFFAVPPPIPRPPPPPMPQRLSPPPSHAVVPSAVMVGGVLVPVDRSLTLPLPVRPEGAERGGLAPRGGKVGPPPLMPSLLGEPPKLLRPGTVKEPFSPRHAPPLLRLPGNPGVPLPLLGRVKEPLNLPLPSPSPSPTSSTPSPSTPNSPAVDTVPSRLPAPSLHKPPASPPAQSRNQAPNPVPLLNLPTTRPPILSAPIPQRPLLRGRTPSQHHNQDRQTGRFRGGKRAGGPYTGGPFHAQKRPFFPPRY; encoded by the exons CTGATAACAATCACCGCTTGAATCTCTTCTATCTGGCCAATGATGTGATACAGAACTGCAAAAGAAAGAACGCCATTGTGTACCGTTCAGCCTTCGCAGAAGTCCTTCCCAATGCTGCTCAGCTCATCAA AGATGGGAAAGTCCGAAAGTCAGTGGAGAGGATCTTTCAGATTTGGGAGGAGAGGAGCGTGTATCCTGAAGATGTCATCTCACAGTTCAAAGCCGGCttgaacaaaaaggaaaaagagcgAGAGAAgcagaaggaaaaagaaaaggagcgagagaaggagaaagtaaaggaaaaagaaaaggagactCCTCCGACATCTG CCCCGATCAACAAAGCTGCCCAAAAGGCCAAGATTTTAGAAGAATTTACA CCTAATGCCCTCATTGAGCAGTTGTCTAAGTATAAGCGGGCAGTTGCAGAAGAGGAGTTCAGAGAGAAACAGCTGGCCACCCTCAGGGTGGATGTCTGCAGCACAGAGGCCCTAAAGAGACTGAAAG ACAAAGCAGGAGGGAACAAATTTGCAAAGGACTTTGAGGATGGGAGTCTGAAGCTGCAGGAGTTTGTTGGCTTCCTTGACAAAGAATTGAAAAAAGGGCCTCCCCTACTGGAGGCTTTGggaaatgctgacattttctACGAGATGCAGTACAAGGAAGTTAAAATTGTGGCCAAT GCATACAGTGCGTTTGCCAACCGTGTGACCAGTCTCAAGAGGAAACTGGATTCGCTAAAGGCAACTCTTCCTGGACCTGAGGACTCTCCCATCCCCTCGCCATCTGAGGATGCCCCCTCTCCCACTGGCTCTGACTCCCCCTTCCTGGGACTGGGTCCTAGCAGAGCCCAGGTGGATCCAGAACTGGATGGCAAGGCCATGGATGAAGGAGAACTGCCATGTGACAACAGGGACATGGAGGACATGGACATGTCTGATGAAGAGGCTGATGGTGCCACAATAGGGG CAGGTGAGAAGAAAGACAAGTTGTCTGCTGCTGTTACCAAGGCTACAAAGTCAGACACGGCAGCAAAGGCTCCGACCACACCAACTAAAGCTTCTAAAGCCAACACTACTGCGTCTGCCATGGCAACCCCAGTGACCCCCACCTCTGGTCCAGTAACACCTCTGGGAGTGAATCTGGAGAAAGTGGACCTGGGAAAGATCAGCTCTATTCTGAACTCGCTCACCTCTGCCATGAAAAATACAG CCAGCCCTGCTGGGCCAACTCCTGCAACGCCCACCACTCCTTCTGGCCAATCAGCCTCCAAAGTGACACCAACCAGCCCTGCTCTGGCCAGCATCTTGTCAAAAGTAGACATCACACCTGAAGGCATTCTCAATGCTTTGTCCAAAACAAACTCACCTG GTTTGTCCTCTCTTCTGCAAAGTGTGACAAACTCAGCCTCTGCTCCCCCCAACCGAACCTCTCCAGAATCATCAACAGTAAAAGCTCTGCTCAGCCCGACTACCCCAAAACCTAAACCCACCCTGGGTAACAACCTTAAACGAGACACACCTGGGAGAGCCAGAGTctgggagaaagagagacagctgtcccctcctcctccaccccctcctCGTCCTTCTGTCCCTTCTGTCTCACCCCCCAGTCTAGAGTCAAAAATCAACAGTTTCCTGCAGGGTAATCCAGGCTTTAGTCTCGCTCTTGGTGACGTCAGTCCTGACGGGGTAGATGGGACCCCGGTGAGAGACGAGGCTGCTGGCACTCCCACCCAAGATGAGATTATGGACACACCAGGGAGTGTACCAGAATCTCTGGCATCATCTGGAGGTCATACGCTCTCACCTACAGCTTACCGTGGTGAACCTTGGGATGCTGTGATAACACCATCAGGAAGCAACAGCAACGGTGACTTTGTGAGCTCGTCCTCCTCTTCTCGGTATGGGAAGAGTGGAACAAAATCAAAAGAGGATGAAGTGAGGAAGCAGGTCTCCTCCTCACCTAGTAATGACAAAAAAGATAGACAGGACAGCCAGCTAAGGACTCTGGGAAACAACAGAGGGTTGGGAGAAAGGAGACTCTCTGCAGGCTCTCGTAAGACGAGCACCGGCTCAGACGAAAGTGGTCTGAGTGGAAAACGAGAGGAGAAGGGAAAAGGTGAAGAGTCTCCTGTAGCGGAGGAAAAGGAAGGCCAGTATCATCGTATTGAGACGCTAGTGTCACCCTGCACTGAAGGGGCACCCATCCAAACTCTAGGCTACTCTAATCGCCCACTCACCGGAGAGCGCATCAAGACAGTAGAGAGCATCCGTGTAATTGGGCGAGGCTCTCGGAGAGGTGGTGGGGTTGGCGGTCGGCCAGGGGGAGCAATGTGGTATGAGGAGGAGGAATATATGGAAGCCATGGAAGCTCAGTCCTCCTCACCTGATGACCCCGCCCCTCCTATGAACACTGAAGACATGACCCCCAACATGCCTCCCCCTCTTCCACATCTCCTCCTGGCACATCCTCCCCCTCCCCCGTTCCCAATGCCCTACCACACAGACAGCCTGCAGTCTCCGCCTCCATCGCTCCTCCACCATCCTCCTCCCACATCCCCTTTCTTCGCCGTTCCTCCTCCCATCCCTcgacctcctccacctcctatGCCACAGCGCCTTTCTCCACCACCTTCCCATGCTGTGGTGCCCTCTGCGGTCATGGTGGGGGGAGTGTTGGTCCCTGTGGACCGTTCTCTGACTCTTCCTCTCCCTGTTAGACCTGAAGGTGCAGAACGAGGTGGGTTGGCACCCAGAGGAGGCAAAGTAGGCCCTCCACCCCTCATGCCTTCACTGCTGGGCGAGCCCCCTAAGCTGCTCCGCCCTGGCACAGTTAAAGAACCTTTCTCTCCCCGCCATGCCCCCCCTCTGCTCCGCCTCCCAGGTAACCCAGGTGTTCCTCTCCCATTGCTGGGCAGAGTGAAGGAGCCTTTAAATCTACCTCttccttctccctctccctcccccaCATCCTCCACCCCCTCACCCTCCACCCCCAACTCCCCTGCAGTCGACACAGTCCCCTCTCGCCTACCTGCCCCTTCTCTCCACAAGCCCCCTGCTAGTCCACCGGCTCAGTCCCGCAACCAAGCCCCTAACCCCGTTCCCCTCCTCAACCTCCCCACTACCCGTCCCCCAATCCTCTCTGCCCCCATCCCACAGAGACCTCTGCTGCGAGGCCGAACACCCTCTCAGCATCATAACCAAGATCGTCAAACAGGGAGGTTTCGTGGGGGCAAGCGAGCTGGTGGTCCTTATACAGGTGGTCCCTTCCATGCACAGAAGAGACCCTTCTTCCCCCCTCGCTACTGA